One Trichormus variabilis 0441 genomic window, TGTAGAACCAGGTTCAATTAAATTACGCGGATATCGCCCCACGGTGAAGGGGAATCCACGCCAAATTAACGCCGCGATTGAATTGATCCGCGAAAGCCGTCGTCCTTTACTATACGTTGGTGGTGGAGCGATCGCATCCGGCGCTCATGCAGAAATTCAGGAACTCGCCGAATTATTTAATATCCCCGTCACTACCACCTTGATGGGTATCGGTGCTTTTGATGAACATCATCCTTTATCTTTGGGGATGTTGGGGATGCACGGCACAGCTTACGCTAACTTTGCTGTGACTGATTGTGATTTGTTGATTTGCGTCGGTGCGAGGTTTGATGACCGCGTTACCGGCAAATTAGATGAGTTTGCATCCCGCGCCAAAGTTATTCATATCGATATTGACCCCGCCGAAGTTGGTAAAAACCGCATTCCTGAAGTCCCTATTGTTGGCGATGTACGGAAAGTTTTACTTGATTTGTTGCGTCGTTGTAAACAAACAGGTGCCAAAAATACCCCCAACCAAAACCAAGAATGGCTCAACTTAATTAACCGTTGGCGGGAAGATTACCCTCTAGTAATTCCCCAACATCCAGACAGCATTCCCCCACAAGAAGTAATTGTGGAAGTTGGTAGTCAAGCACCCCATGCTTTCTACACCACGGATGTTGGTCAACATCAAATGTGGGCAGCCCAATTCCTCAAGAACGGCCCCAGACGTTGGATTTCTAGCGCAGGCTTGGGAACGATGGGTTTTGGTTTACCTGCCGCCATTGGCGCTAAAGTGGCCTTCCCAGATGAACAAGTAATCTGTATTAGCGGTGATGCCAGTTTCCAAATGTGTCTGCAAGAGCTTGGCACTGCTTCACAATATGGAATAAATGTCAAGACCGTAATTTTAAATAACGGTTGGCAAGGGATGGTACGCCAATGGCAGCAAGCCTTCCACGGCGAACGCTACTCCTGCTCAAATATGGAAGTAGGGATGCCAGATGTGGAGTTATTGGCAAAAGCCTACGGCATTAAGGGTATTGTAGTTACGCAAAGAGAGCAATTGAAAGATGCGATCGCTCAAATGTTAGCCTACGATGGCCCAGTTATTTTGGATGTCCGCGTCACAAAAGACGAGAACTGTTACCCAATGGTAGCTCCTGGTAAGAGTAATGCTCAAATGATTGGCTTACCAAAGCAACCACAAAGGACCAGTGTTGAACCAGTTTATTGCAGCCATTGTGGTACGTCGAATTTACCTAATCACAATTTCTGTTCTGAATGTGGGACTAAGTTGTAATTCATTTGCAGTTACATAATTGATTGTGATGACGCAGGGTTTTATGTACCCTGCGTTTTTTTTCAACACAGGGAAAACCAAAAAATAAACCATTTGTAGAGACGCGATTCATCGCGTCTTCACATTCACCCAATGATGTTTTGCCATCATTAATTGAACTGATATTATTCCAAATTTTGAATGGATTCCCCTCCCGCTTCCTCAAGCAGTACGAGGAATCCGTTCAATTTCTGCGTAGCCACTGAAAATTAACCTGTCTCCTTCCGTTTCTAATCGGTTTAGCCGCATTTTCACGCCATCAAGGTCAAAACGGTCTAAATCGACCATATTATCTAAAATCTCCGCCAATGCTAGGCTCAGGGTTTGTGATATTTCTCGTTGTGTTTCGGGAACAGCACCCAGTTCAACTTTGGGATCTTGAAAAGAAATACGGCGGCGCTTTTCGACAGCCACCGTTAGAGTCATGGTAATGGGGATCAGTTCTCCGCTACCTAAATCAGCCTGAGCTGTCAGTCTGAGGCTATTTTGGGGTAATAGTTGTATCTGAACTTCGGTAAAAGAGACTGGTTTACCATCAGATAATTCAGTTAAGGCGGGTACAGTTAAGTTGACTAGACGCTTTTGTACTAGTTCAGCTTTAAAGGCCTGATTAATTCCAGTTTCCGATAAAATTACTTGAGCGATCGCCTGTGTTGGCTGCTTGAGATTCAATTTACCACTCAAAACAGCACCAAAGTCAATAGACACAGCATCCGTCTCAAAAGACATCTCCTCTACTGCAAACTCTCTACGGATGACTAAGCCGCGTCCGCTCATTTTGAAGCTATCAATGCTACCTTGCAACAGCTTGCTAGAGGGGAAGCAGCGCACAAAGACTTCTACTGACTCGCTTTGGGAAAACAAGTGGCGAATCGTTTGGCTGGCTACTGTATTGAGCATTCTCTCGCCCCAATCAGTGCCTTTAGGATCTTGTAAACCAGTAAGTCCGCCGAACATTTGGTTGTGGGTCTCTAGAAGTTCTTTGTACTCTTGTAACAAAATGTGAAGATTTCAGCAAGTCCTTGGGGATTCATTGTGCTGATACCAAGACTTGATTTTACTGATTAATGGGCAAGAAAAAGCATTTGTGAAAGTCTCATGATTACTCAGCAAATGCAGACAAAATCATACAGTGCAAAGACGCTGCACGTTTGTGCTTTTCCCACTTAGTGGTATGCGCCTTTGCGCGAAAATAGCAAATATCTCCTACTCAGCCACTAAAAACAATCTCAGCCCTAGCGACAACCCAAAGATTCACGGGTATCAACACCAGTCTTAGAATTCACCCCACTGGCCTTAACACAGAGTTTTTTCACCTCTGTTCCATCTAAAACCGCATTAGTAAAATCTGCCCCACTGACATCAACATTATCAAAAACAGAACGTAGCATCATGGCATCAGTCAAAACAGCATCGCTTAAATCAGCATTTTTAAACCTTGCCAGATAAGCTATACCGTTACTAAAATCCACACCATGCAAATTAACCCCCTCCAGCACAGTCCCGTTAAATACACCACCACGTAAGTCAGCATTGCTAAAATTGGCATTCTCTAAATCTACATTGGTAAACTCAGAACCAATTAAACTTTGACCAGAGAAATCCTTTGCCTTCAGTTCATCACCAGCTGAACGGGTGATACTAGACGAACTCGCAGCTTGCGCTGACCCAGGAAACAGAAATAAAACCATCGCTAAAACAAAACTAGCCACTACTCGCCAATATTTCATAACGTATTCTTAATAAATCTCAACACTCCACCATTATTAAACATTAAAGGGGAATGGTGAGTAGAGAGTAGAAAATCGTGGGTAAGACAATTTCTCACTCCCTATTAATTGAAACCATCACGTAGGATATTAAATGTTGAAGTGCGATCGCATAAGCAAAACTATCTGTGGCTAATCAAAAAGACACTGCCGAAACCTTAGCGAGAACTCCTTTGTATCAACTGAGTCTAGAACTCAACGCCCGTTTGACCAGCTTTGGCGGGTGGGAAATGCCAGTACAATTCAGTGGGATTACCCGCGAACACGAAGCAGTGAGAAATGCTGCTGGGATGTTTGACATATCTCACATGGGGAAATTTACCCTCCAAGGTAAAAACCTGATTTCTCAACTCCAAGGTTTAGTTCCTTCAGACTTGAGTAGGTTGCAACCAGGACAAGCCCAATACACCGTGTTGTTAAACCCCCAAGGAGGAATCATTGACGATATCATTGTCTACTACCAAGGTGAAGACAACAGTGGTATGCAACAGGCATTTATCATCGTCAACGCAGCCACCACCAGTAAAGACAAAGCATGGATACTGTCACACCTTGACCAAAATCAGGTGCAATTCCAAGACATATCACTAGCAAAAGTCTTAATTGCCGTCCAAGGGCCAAAAGCCATTGACTATCTCCAGCCTTTTGTGCAGCAAAATTTACAACCAATCAAAGCCTTCGGACATCTAGGAGCCACAGTACTAGGTCAAGCAGGTTTTATAGCCCGTACAGGTTACACCGGGGAAGATGGCTTTGAGATTTTGTTAGACCCAGAAGTGGGAGTGGAGTTATGGCGTAGTTTATCTAATGCAGGTGTCATTCCCTGTGGCTTAGGTGCAAGAGATACCCTGAGGCTAGAAGCAGCTATGGCACTCTACGGTCAAGACATCAATGACAACACCACTCCTCTAGAAGCTGGGTTAGGGTGGTTAGTTCATTTGGATACCAAAGGAGATTTTATTGGTCGGTCAGTTTTAGAACAACAAAAGGCCACAGGAGTAAAACGCCGCCTCATAGGTTTGCAAGCCCAAGGACGTAACATCGCCCGTCATGGTTACCAAGTTCTCTCAGACGGTAAAGTAGTAGGCGAAGTGACTAGCGGTACTCTATCGCCTACACTAGGTCATCCCGTTGCTTTAGCCTACGTCCCCAGCAAACTAGCAAAAGTTGGTCAACCCCTAGAAGTCGAAATTCGCGGTAAAGCATACCCAGCCGTTGTAGTTAAGCGACCATTTTATCGTTCAAGTCAGAAGGGCTAGAAAATCACGATTAGGGTAAGCAGAGGGTCTAAAGAGCGAAAATTTAGCCTATCTCCAGCCCCCAATCTAAAAATCAATGTTGACCTACTGAATGTGTTGTAAGATACTCAATCACAGTATGGTCATTAACTAAATATGGTCTTAATTACTTTGGGACGCTAATTGTTTAATATTTCAGAGGAAAAGAAATGTCGTCGTTTGAATACCCTCAAGATTTAAGATATTTGGATACTCATGAATATGTGAGGTTAGATGGCGAAATCGCTACTATCGGTATTACAGAATTTGCTGTAGATCAATTGGGTGATGTGGTTTTTCTAGAACTGCCAGATATTGGCGATTTACTGACTAAAGGAGACACTTTCGGCACAATTGAATCAGTCAAAGCCGTCGAAGACTTGAACGCACCAATCACAGGAACAGTTGTAGAACGCAACGAAATTTTGATTGAATCTCCCGACGCAGTTGCAGATGATCCCTACGGTGAAGGATGGTTCTTGAAAGTACGTGTGAATGACCCTGACGAAGTAAATGATGCTTTGACGGCAGATGAATATCGTGCTGAGGTAGAAGGGGAATAGTTAGGGGTTTAGGGGTATGGGGGTATAAATATTTGAAACCCGTATACCCGTACATCCTTACACCCTTACACCCGGTCTCAATAGAAAATCTGGATGCGTAAGTCCTAAATTATTGATGAATCATTCAAGAGTTTATAAAATACCCCTAACAGGTAGGGGTATTTGTTGCAAAATATTAAATAGTTACTTCTGGAGTTTAATTTAGTGGTATCTTATGCCTCTATTCGTCAGTCTAGCGATGAAGCTGACTCTACCGTGGATGCTAGTCAAAAGCTAGACGCAAGGAAACAAGATTTAAATAATTTTATACAAAGACATATAGGCCCATCATCGGCAGATATTCAACATATGCTTGATGTGTTGGGATTCTCTAGTCTAGATGACCTGATTGAGAAAACAGTACCAAGCACAATCAGACTGCATAAAAAACTACAGTTGCCAACAGCACAGACTGAGTATGCAGCCCTGGCAAAGTTAAAACAAATTGCTTCTAAAAATCAGGTGTTTCGCTCATACATTGGTATGGGATATTACGATACGATTACTCCTCCAGTAATTGGGCGTAATATCTTAGAAAACCCTGGTTGGTATACTGCTTATACTCCTTATCAACCAGAGATTGCCCAAGGGCGGCTAGAAGCACTGCTTAATTTCCAAACCATGATTATCGATTTAACAGGGTTGGAAATTGCCAATGCTTCCCTACTTGATGAAGCGACAGCCGCCGCCGAAGCCATGAGTATGAGTTATGGTGTGAGCAAAAATAAGGCCAATGCTTATTTTGTCTCTCATGATTGTCATCCCCAAACCATCGACGTTTTGCAAACACGGGCTAAACCCTTGGGGATTGAGATTATTATCGGGGATCATCAGACATTCGATTTCCAAAAACCAATTTTTGGTGCAGTCTTACAATATCCTGCCAGTGATGGCACAATCTACGACTACCGAGCTTTTATTGAAACAGCTCATGCTCAAGGTGCATTGGTAACGGTAGCCGCAGACCCATTAAGCTTAACTTTACTTACCCCTCCTGGTGAATTTGGGGCTGATATTGCCGTAGGTAGCACTCAGCGCTTCGGTATTCCCTTGGGGTTCGGTGGGCCTCATGCGGCGTATTTTGCCACTAAAGAAGAGTACAAGCGGCAAGTTCCAGGGCGAATTGTGGGGGTATCTAAAGATGTCAACGGTAAAACTGCCCTGCGTCTAGCTTTGCAAACCCGCGAACAACATATCCGCCGCGAAAAAGCTACCAGTAATATTTGTACAGCACAGGTATTACTGGCAGTGATGGCGAGTATGTACGCTGTGTATCACGGCCCAGAAGGACTAAAGCAAATCGCGGAGAATATTCACCAGCTAACCGTGACTTTGGCAGAAGGACTAAAACGTCTGGGTTACAAAATTAGTTCCGAACATTTCTTTGATACTCTGCGGGTAGAGTTAGGAACAAACAATCTGGAAACTATTCTGGCAGGTTGCCAAGCCCGCAATATTAACCTGCGGATTTTTGATGAGACTGCTGTAGGTATTTCTTTAGATGAAACTACTACACCAGAAGACCTCATCGACCTCTGGCAAATCTTTGCTGGTGAAGACAACTTACCCTTTACCCCAGAAGAACTAATATCTTCTCTCAACCTCCCTCTCCGCAGCAGCAGCTATCTGACGCACCCCGTCTTCAACCGTTATCACTCAGAAACGGAGTTATTGCGTTATCTGCATAGGCTGGAAACTAAAGATTTGTCTCTAACTACATCGATGATTCCCTTGGGTTCCTGCACGATGAAGTTAAACGCTACATCGGAGATGATTCCCGTAACTTGGGAAGAATTCGGCAGAATACATCCCTTTGCGCCCTTAACCCAAACGCGGGGTTATCAAATTCTCTTCCAACAACTTGAGGCGTGGTTAGCAGAAATTACTGGATTTGCCGGGGTTGCTCTCCAGCCTAATGCTGGTTCTCAAGGAGAATATACAGGACTTTTGGTAATTCGTCAGTATCACGAAAGTCGAGGAGAAACACACCGGAATGTGTGTTTAATTCCTACTTCCGCACACGGGACAAACCCAGCAAGTGCGGTGATGTGTGGGATGAAGGTTGTAGCTGTTGCCTGTGATGCCGGAGGTAATATTGATATTGATGACCTCAAAGCTAAGGCAGAAAAACACAGCCATGAACTGGCGGCGTTGATGGTGACTTATCCCTCAACTCACGGAGTGTTTGAAGCGGGAATTCAAGAAATTTGTGCTGTGATTCATAGTCATGGTGGCCAAGTTTACATGGATGGGGCAAATATGAATGCCCAAGTGGGTATTTGTCGTCCAGGGGATATTGGCGCGGATGTTTGTCACTTGAACTTGCACAAAACTTTTTGTATTCCTCACGGTGGCGGTGGCCCTGGTATGGGTCCAATTGGCGTTGCATCCCATCTTGTACGGTTTTTACCTGGACATCCGGTATTGGGGAGTGGGAAAAACCCGCAAAATATTGGTGCTGTGGCTGCTGCGCCTTGGGGAAGTGCTAGTATTTTGGTGATTTCATGGATGTATATTGCCATGATGGGGGCGGATGGATTGACCCAAGCAACTAAGGTGGCAATTCTCAACGCTAATTACATCGCTAAGAGATTGGAAACTTACTACCCTGTGTTGTACAAAGGGCAAAATGGCCTCGTTGCCCATGAGTGTATTTTAGATTTGCGCGCCCTCAAGAAATCCGCCAACATCGAAATTGATGATATAGCCAAGCGTCTTATAGACTACGGTTTCCATGCCCCTACTGTCTCCTGGCCTGTGACAGGTACAATCATGGTAGAACCCACAGAAAGCGAATCGCAAGCAGAATTAGACCGTTTCTGTGATGCCTTGATTGCCATCCGCCAAGAAATCGCCGCCATTGAAGCAGGTAAGATGGATACCCACAATAATCTCTTAAAGAATGCACCCCATACGATTGAAAGTTTGATTGTTGGGGAATGGCTTCATCCTTATTCCCGTGAACAGGCGGCTTATCCCGTGTCTTGGACAAGGGAGTATAAATTCTGGCCCAGTGTGGGAAGAATTGATGCAGCTTTTGGGGACAGAAATTTCGTTTGTTCTTGCCTGCCAATGGAAGCTTATAACTAATTCGTAATTAGGAAAAGGGAACTGGTATGAGATGTTGCTCAATTAACTTGGACGTTAGCCAAAAATAAAGTTCTTTTGGGGTGGGTAGGATACCCACCCTAATATATTGGCTAGTAATTTAACGTGAGTCTGCAACGGGGGAAAAGTTCCGGGAAGGGCAAAAGAAGCAAAGTGAAGCCGGGAGAAGAAGATACTTAAATTATTTTTAATTATTTTTTCGTGAAAAATCATATCGAAATATGCGCCTAACACAACGCCAGTTGCTACAACGGAGGGAACCTCTGCAACGCACTGGCTCCCCTACAGAAACTTTATTTTTGTTTTATAAATAAGCTCTAAGATTAGTTTCTTTAACTATCAAAATATACCAATTCCAATAGCCTTCAATTGCAAAGTAGGGAAACCTCCACCGCCTATATGCCACCTGCGGCTTTCACCGATTTGTTAGACTGTTGACACCAGGATTTTTCAGTCAAATCTCTGATAACGCCAGCAGACGAGGCTATTCATGCTTACAAGTACCCTACTTCTCTCAAACCAACTCCCTAACCTGCAATATTCTTCTACACCAGAGCGATTCGATGAAACCTGGGAAGCCCCCTTGGCCACCCTCCTGGGTCTAGGAAGAGCAGCCGGTGCGGATTTTATTGAACTTTTCCTAGAGCGTCGCAACTATATCAGTAGTTTGGCAGAAGACGATACAATTACCAGTATTTCGCCCAGTCTAGCTACAGGTGCAGGAGTCAGAGTGTTTCGTGGCAAAGCAGATTGCTATGTCAGCACCAACGATTTATCTTTCTCTGGCTTGAAAGCAGCCTTAGAAAAAGGTCTATCTATTCTAGGCTTACAATTACCAGCCCCTAACGCTTTTATCCCAGAAATTAACCTGGAATTACTCAGAGACTATGCCACCAAACGCGGCAAAGACGCTTGGCTGCCTCTGTGCAGTTCTATCCGTGAAATGGGAGAAATCCTACTTGATGGTACAGCCTACCTGAAGCAAAAAGCCAACCACATACAATCACGCCGTGCTAGTTATTTTCGGGATTGGCAAGAAGTATTAGTTGCAGCCAGTGATGGCACATTTGCCCGTGATATTCGCCTAACTCAATCGGTAGGATTTAACCTGCTGTGTGCTGATGGTGCGAACCGTGCTTCCATTGGTGAGCGTGCAGGTAATACCAGCGATGCTAACTTCTTGAGGACTTGGGATTATCAACAAGCTGCCGAGCAAATTTCGGAATCTGCGGGAAAAATGCTCTATGCAGATTATGTGGAATCAGGTACTTACCCCATCATCATGGCGAATCACTTTGGTGGTGTAATTTTCCATGAAGCTTGTGGGCATTTGCTAGAAACTACACAAATAGAACGTAACACCACGCCTTTTGCTGATAAGAAAGGTGAGAAAATTGCCCATGAGAGCCTCACAGCTTGGGATGAAGGAAGAGCCGATAATGCTTTCGGGACAATTGACATGGATGACGAAGGTATGCCAGCCCAAAGAACCCTACTAATTGAAAAAGGTGTTTTGAAAAACTTCTTGGCAGATAGAACAGGCTCTTCCCGCACCGGACATCCGAGAACTGGTAGTGGCCGCCGTCAAAATTATACTTTTGCTGCGGCTAGCCGGATGCGTAATACTTACATCGCCACTGGTGACTACACAGTTGAAGAATTATTTGCTTCTGTAGATAAAGGTATTTACTGCAAAAAGATGGGTGGCGGTAGTGTTGGCGCTACTGGTCAATTTAACTTTAGTGTTGATGAAGCCTATTTAATTGAAAACGGTAAAATCACAAAGCCATTAAAAGGCGCAACTCTCATCGGCGAAGCAAAGGAAATTATGAATAAAATTTCCATGTGTTCCCAAGATTTGGAACTTGCGCCTGGGTTCTGTGGCTCCGTCAGTGGCAGTATTTACACCACTGTAGGACAACCACACATCAAAGTTGATTCCATCACAGTTGGTGGACGTTAATAATTTTAGATTTTAAATTTTGGATTTTGGGTTGTGAATGAGTAGGAGTTTAAAGCCAGTATCTGTAGGTCAATGTCCACCAAAATTATTTTACGGTGGGCATTACCCACCGTACTAGCGTAGCAAGCTTAATGTATTGGGTTGAGTAATCATAAAATAGTTTTATTTGGTACTAGCTAGGTTTTTTAATTCCAATGTTTTTAGGCTGATGTGCTACTACATATATTTCTTAGGCGAAAAACGTAATTCATAATATCCAAAAATCCGAAATTTGATTTACTTGTCAAAATCCAAAATCTCAAATCAAAGATTGGCTATGCCGAACATTAATGAAATCGCTACTTATGCCCAAGACAATGCTCAAAAGCTGGGCATCCAAAAATTCGATATTTATGGCTCAACTGTAGATGAAACTAGTGTACAAGTTGACCAAGGTGAGCCAAAGCAAGTCAAAGCTTCAAATCGTTCTGGTGTAACTGTACGCGTCTGGAATGAAGACAATACCATAGGTATTACTAGCACCACAGATGTAGATCCCAAAGGGCTAGAATTAGCTTTAAAAACGGCTTATGAAGCTAGTTTTTTTGGTGTCAAAGAAAATGTTCCTGATTTTAGTCCAGAGGCTACTGTTCCTCTTGCTAATACGTTAAATGAGAAAGCGCCTCAAGCTCCTGTTTCGGAACTAATAGAAAAATTGCTAGTGGCTGAAAAAGAACTGCTGGCTGCTCATCCGGCTATCAAAGGTGTACCTTACAACGGCTTGGCACAAAGAGATATTGATCGATTTTATCTCAATAGCCAAGGTGCTTTAAGAACTGAGTCTGTTTCTTTGTCATCAGTTTATCTGTACAGCAAAACTGAAGAGGAAGGGAAAAAACCACGCAGTGCCGGTGCTTACAGAATCAACCGTAGCTTAGAAAATTTGGATATCAATGGATGTATCCAAGAAACTGCTGAAAAAACTATTAGTCATCTCAATTACGACAAAATTAAAACTGGTAAGTATCGGGTGATTTTTTCACCGGAAGCCTTTTTAAGTTTGCTAGGGGCTTTTTCTAATTTATTTAATGCCCAAAATATTCTTGATAAACAAAGCTTATCTACTCCCGATGATTTAGGCAAGCAAATTGCTTCGCCTTTATTATCGGTTTATGATGATGCTTTGCACCCTGCGAATATAGGTGCAGAAAGTTTTGATGGCGAAGGTACACCTACTCGTCAGATTAGACTAATAGAAAATGGGATTTTAACAGGATTTCTTCATAGTGCTGGGACGGCAAAAAGGTTGAATACTCAACCTACAGGTAATGCTAGTATTGGGGCGAAAGTTAGTGTTAGTCCTAACTTTTATCATGTGTTTGCTTCTGGGAATTCTGAGGAGAAATTTAGCTTAGAAACAGCAGACAATGTAATTTTGATAGATGATTTACACGCTTTGCACGCTGGTGTGAAATCTTTGCAAGGATCTTTTTCTCTGCCCTTTGATGGTTGGTTAATTAACAAAGGTGTCAAAACAAGTATTGAATCAGCAACAGTTGCTGGTGATTTCTTAGAACTTTTGAAATCAATTATTTACGTAGAACCAGAAGTGGCTTTAACACCTGGTGGTGTGGCTCCGAAAATTTGGGTGGAGGAATTATCAATTACTGGTGAATAAATTATGCCAAATTGACTGTTGGTAGGGTGCGTCGGTATGAATATTTTCTTGGTACAGCTAGTTTTTTTCGCAAGTAGCGCACCCTGCTGGAATGAAATTAATAAAATAGGATATTAGACGTAGGTTGGGTGGAGTGCAGCGCAACCCAACCCAACACATATCAGGGTGTTGGGTTACGCAAATCCTCCACCCAACCTACATTTTTTTCTACATTTTAGGCTTGTCACGCCACTACTGGTACGGCAAGGCTAACTCTGTTCTTGAGGAATTTGTCCGATTTGGGCTGTGAGTTTTTCTTTATCCAATCGGCGCTTTTTAGCGTAAAGCTGAATTGTGACTGCCATAAAGATAATCAAGGCAAAAATTAGCCAAGCAGTGAGATCCGTAGGCAGATTATTCTTAAACACAGCCAGCATTACGATAACCACTAGCATCACTGTTGGTGCTTCGTTCAGCGCTCGTAACTGCTGACTACTCCAGCGACATTCATCGGCGGCTAACTTCTTCATTAACCGACCGCAGTAATGATGATAACCAAGTAATAAAGCAACACACAGCAGCTTAAAGTGTAACCAACCCTGTTTTAAGACTTCTGGTTCCGTACTCACTAAACCGATCGCCATTGCTACTGTCACCAACATTCCTGGTGTAGTGATAATGTTGTAGAGGCGCTTCTCCATAATTTGATACTGATTTTTCAGTATCGTCCGTGCTGGTTCTGGTTCCTGGTTAGCCTCCACATGATAGATGAATAACCTTACCAAGTAGAACAACCCAGCAAACCAAACCACAATCCCAATAATATGAAATGCTTTAAACCAGGAATATGCCATGAATGCAACCTGCCTTTATCTATCTGTTCTTGAATGATTGCAATTACCCTCATTATCAGGTTACGGCAAAACTCCATCCGACATGTTGGATAGATAAAGAACTTAGGAATGGAGAGAAGTCAATAGGACTTACGCACCCAGATTTTCTGTTGAGACCTAGTCTAAGGGTGTAAGGGTTTTCAACATTTACCCCTATACCCCTATACCCTTCTCCAAACCCATGATCTTTCGTTTTCATGGGTAAGTCCTAGTCAATTCCAAATGCAAACACTCCTGGGGAGTGGGGATCGGTAAATTTTATTCTCTGCTCCTTGCCTCCTAATCAGCTGTTTGCGTATCTGCTACCTTATTTGTCGTCGGTACGACTAGCACTTTGTCAACGCGGTTGCCATCCATGTCCATGACCTCAATTCGCATACCTTGCCACTCAAAATGATCGGCGGCGGCGGGAATGCGGCCAAGATGGGTAATGACGAAACCACCAAGGGTTTGATAGCTACCCCGTTCTTCAAAGTCCCACTCCTCAAGATCAAACAGTTCAAAAAAGTCTTCCACGGCTAACATTCCATCGAGTAGCCAGGAACCATCCTCTCGTTGCACAGCTTGGGGTTCTTCTTCCCCATCAGCAGAAGGTACATCGCCAACAATTTCGCTCATGATGTCGTTAAGAGTGACTAATCCTTGAATTACGCCGTATTCATCGACGACTAGCGCCATGTGAGTGATGGTTTGCTTAAATAACTCTAAAACTTTTAAGCCACGGGTGCTTTCGGGTACGAATACAGGCTGGCGCAATCCCACTGTTAAATCTAGGGAATCGCCTCTAAGACTTCTGGCGAGTAAGTCGGTGACAGGAATGATTCCTAAGACGTTATCCAGTCCTCCCTGACATACGGGATAACGGGAGTAACCGTTTTCGCTCATTTTTTGGCGATTTTCTTCGGTTGTGTCTTCCAAATCTAACCAGACGATATCAGGACGGGGTGTCATAAAGGAACTGACAGGGCGATCGCCTAGACGAAAAACTCGCTCTACCATATCCTGTTCTGCTTCCTCAAAGGTTCCCGCTTCCGTACCTTGTTCAATCAGGATTTTAATTTCTTCTTCCGTGACTTGTGGTTCTAGAGAAGGCGTAATCCCCATAGTTCGCAGTACCATGTCCGTAGATGCACTCAACAAATGCACCGCCGGAGAAGCCAAAGTTGCCAAAGCACGCATAGGAATGGCAACAACAGCAGCAATACGTTCAGGACTGTTTAAGGCCAGACGCTTTGGCACTAGTTCACCAATAATCAGCGATAAGTAAGTAATAATCAAAAC contains:
- a CDS encoding hemolysin family protein → MSSITVEILIILVLIIANGIFSMSEMAIVSARKVRLQQLANQGDPKARAALKLAESPNNFLSTVQIGISLIGILTGAFGGATIASRLAVYVRLVPFLSPYSEPVSFGIVVLIITYLSLIIGELVPKRLALNSPERIAAVVAIPMRALATLASPAVHLLSASTDMVLRTMGITPSLEPQVTEEEIKILIEQGTEAGTFEEAEQDMVERVFRLGDRPVSSFMTPRPDIVWLDLEDTTEENRQKMSENGYSRYPVCQGGLDNVLGIIPVTDLLARSLRGDSLDLTVGLRQPVFVPESTRGLKVLELFKQTITHMALVVDEYGVIQGLVTLNDIMSEIVGDVPSADGEEEPQAVQREDGSWLLDGMLAVEDFFELFDLEEWDFEERGSYQTLGGFVITHLGRIPAAADHFEWQGMRIEVMDMDGNRVDKVLVVPTTNKVADTQTAD